The genomic region TCAACATCCGATGGGGTGAGAGCAGCAATGTCCCGCTTTGAAATCGTAGCTGTAATCACAATCTGCGCCTCCATCCACGTAAAGCCTACATCGATTTGGATTCGATGCCGATTTGTCTTTAAATTCTACCGCAAGCGATCCGGTATCGGGAGAATTTGCAAAGGTTTTCAATATTCGGTTTTTAGGGGGGATGTGTTACCGCCTCGATCTAAAATCTAAAATCTAAACCTCCCCCAAATTCAATCCCCGAACAAATTGATGGAAGAGGGCGATTTCTTCGGGACAGATGGCGTGATTCATCGTAAATTCGCGATATTGAACGCTCATCCCTAATGCTTGGAACAAATCGCGGACTTGGTGGGCGGCGGCGATCGGGACGACTGGATCTTGGATGCCGTGCATGATTAAACTGGGGGGGAGGCGATCGCCCGTCGGTTCCGGTTCGCAGTGCAGGTAACCACTCATCGACACGAGCGCCGCCACGGGTAAGCGCAACCCGACATCGAGAATCGTGGCGCCGCCTTGCGAAAAACCACTTAAAATCGTTCGCGATAAGGGAACCCCCGTGTCCTGTTCCAATTCGCCCAACCAATCCATAACCTGTTGGCGACTCTCTTCTAATCCTTCGTAATTGTCGCTCTCCAAGTCGTACCACATCTTACCCCCCGGGACTTGAGGATGGGGGAAGGGGGCGTCGAGAAATTCAAACTGATATTCCGGTAAATTTAAAGCTTCGGCGA from Oxynema aestuarii AP17 harbors:
- a CDS encoding alpha/beta hydrolase, whose translation is MSLKSISIKPTTTQSPTGIIVMLHGWGANCYDLEPLAEALNLPEYQFEFLDAPFPHPQVPGGKMWYDLESDNYEGLEESRQQVMDWLGELEQDTGVPLSRTILSGFSQGGATILDVGLRLPVAALVSMSGYLHCEPEPTGDRLPPSLIMHGIQDPVVPIAAAHQVRDLFQALGMSVQYREFTMNHAICPEEIALFHQFVRGLNLGEV